A genomic segment from Rhodospirillaceae bacterium encodes:
- a CDS encoding phosphotransferase yields MIDGSSSTQENIKIRAIHSVVDNEHLIDILRKHHTYSSEAYCELIHRGMNDVYKVWDHSFIGACRVWRTGWRMPDDVFYELSFLMHLKRKGLPVSVPIVQQNGDMSLVVEAPEGARAVALFEWAKGRKFGDAPNRRQAREVGTLFAKMHLAGKDFTPPYRRRTNPPTDYLENLPYLRRLVSDRPGDAELYEAVAAKLYAAVVELKGTDIPFGPGHGDFHFNNFHVDDADGITLLDFDNSGEDYYVQDIACYVWGNHYGNLDKAYADQFLEGYNEIRQLTETENELLPLFLLAKEFRLISGFAKHVNQIGHFPLRFRNLEWFAHSIAERAKSLGYI; encoded by the coding sequence ATGATTGACGGTTCATCGTCCACCCAAGAAAACATCAAAATACGTGCTATTCATTCGGTGGTCGATAATGAACATCTCATCGATATTCTCCGCAAGCATCACACTTACAGTTCTGAAGCGTATTGTGAACTCATCCACCGTGGCATGAATGATGTTTACAAGGTGTGGGATCACTCCTTTATCGGCGCGTGTCGCGTCTGGCGCACCGGCTGGCGTATGCCAGATGATGTGTTTTACGAGCTGTCTTTCTTGATGCACCTAAAACGCAAAGGGCTCCCTGTTTCTGTTCCTATTGTGCAGCAAAATGGCGATATGAGCCTTGTGGTTGAGGCTCCCGAAGGTGCCCGCGCGGTTGCCCTGTTTGAATGGGCCAAAGGACGTAAATTTGGAGATGCCCCCAACCGGAGGCAGGCCCGTGAAGTGGGAACCCTGTTCGCCAAAATGCATCTGGCTGGGAAAGACTTTACCCCGCCTTATAGACGAAGGACTAACCCACCAACTGACTACTTAGAAAACCTGCCGTATTTACGGCGTCTCGTCTCCGATCGGCCAGGTGATGCCGAGTTATACGAGGCTGTCGCAGCAAAACTCTACGCCGCAGTCGTTGAACTTAAGGGCACAGATATTCCCTTTGGTCCAGGACATGGAGATTTCCACTTCAACAACTTTCATGTCGATGACGCTGACGGCATTACGTTGCTGGACTTCGATAACAGCGGTGAAGACTACTACGTGCAAGACATTGCTTGTTATGTGTGGGGCAATCACTATGGCAATCTAGATAAAGCGTATGCTGACCAATTTCTGGAAGGTTACAATGAGATTCGACAGTTGACCGAAACAGAGAATGAGCTGTTACCGTTGTTCTTATTGGCAAAAGAGTTTCGACTCATTTCTGGCTTTGCAAAACACGTCAATCAGATTGGACATTTTCCATTGCGGTTCCGAAATTTAGAGTGGTTTGCCCACTCCATAGCAGAGCGAGCTAAGTCACTCGGTTATATCTAA